A region of Esox lucius isolate fEsoLuc1 chromosome 3, fEsoLuc1.pri, whole genome shotgun sequence DNA encodes the following proteins:
- the LOC105022857 gene encoding ATP-sensitive inward rectifier potassium channel 10 isoform X3: MTSATPPSSQSSSPQKVCHSQTQTDILRPLLGSGVSGGAGTLRRRKRVLSKDGRSNVRIEHISGRSALYMRDLWTTFLDMQWRWKFFLFTLTFTGTWFLFGVLWYLVALVHGDLLEFDPPSNHTPCVLQMQTLTGAFLFSLESQTTIGYGFRCITEECPAAIILLILQLVITMVMEIFITGTFLAKVARPKKRGETVKFSQHAVVSSHEGRPCLMVRVANMRKSLLLGCQVTGKLLQTSHTKEGETVRLDQRNVPFQVDMSSDSPFLILPLTFYHIIDDSSPLRAWAAKGGGWTDPDLADFELLVIMSATVEPTSATCQVRTSYLPDEILWGYEFPPVVSLSPSGKYVADFAFFDKVAKTKSTPLFQTTRPQGYQGSGGGGGGGGVESVDLEKIRLEQSYRERGEEGRGRVRDSSPLSVRISNV; the protein is encoded by the exons ATGACATCTGCCACACCCCCTTCCTCCCAAAGCTCCTCCCCTCAGAAGGTGTGTCActcccagacacagacagatattcTAAGGCCCCTATTGGGCAGTGGTGTATCCGGCGGGGCCGGGACCTTGAGGAGGAGGAAGCGCGTTCTGTCTAAGGATGGGCGGAGTAACGTACGCATTGAGCACATCAGCGGGCGCTCAGCCCTGTACATGCGCGACCTCTGGACAACTTTCCTGGATATGCAGTGGCGCTGGAAATTCTTCCTCTTCACCCTTACCTTCACTGGGACGTGGTTCCTCTTCGGGGTTCTGTGGTACCTGGTCGCATTAGTGCATGGAGATCTGctgg AGTTCGACCCCCCGTCAAACCACACCCCGTGTGTGCTACAGATGCAGACGCTGACGGGGGCGTTCCTCTTCTCGCTGGAGAGCCAGACCACTATTGGTTACGGTTTCCGTTGCATCACGGAGGAGTGTCCCGCCGCcatcatcctcctcatcctGCAGCTCGTCATCACTATGGTGATGGAGATCTTCATCACAGGAACCTTCCTCGCCAAG GTGGCTCGGCCAAAGAAGCGAGGTGAGACGGTGAAGTTCAGCCAGCACGCTGTGGTGTCCAGTCATGAAGGCCGACCCTGCCTCATGGTTCGAGTGGCCAACATGAGAAAGAGCCTGTTGCTGGGTTGCCAG GTGACGGGGAAGCTGCTGCAGACGTCTCACACCAAGGAGGGGGAGACGGTGCGTCTGGACCAGAGGAACGTTCCCTTCCAGGTGGACatgtccagcgacagccccttcctcatcctccccctCACCTTCTACCACATCATAGACGACAGCAGCCCGCTGAGGGCCTGGGCCGCCAAGG GTGGGGGATGGACTGATCCAGATCTGGCGGACTTTGAGCTGCTGGTGATCATGAGCGCCACGGTGGAGCCCACCTCCGCCACCTGCCAGGTGCGCACCTCCTACCTCCCCGATGAGATCCTGTGGGGGTACGAGTTCCCCCCCGTGGTATCACTGTCCCCCTCAGGGAAGTATGTGGCCGACTTTGCCTTCTTCGACAAAGTGGCCAAGACCAAGAGCACGCCCCTCTTCCAAACGACCCGCCCGCAGGGTTACCAAGGCAGCGgcggtgggggaggggggggtggggtggagtCAGTGGACCTGGAGAAGATCCGACTGGAGCAGAgctacagggagagaggggaggaggggagggggagggtcaGAGACAGCAGTCCTCTCAGTGTCCGGATCAGCAATGTCTGA
- the LOC105022857 gene encoding ATP-sensitive inward rectifier potassium channel 10 isoform X5, with the protein MPSFSSPQKVCHSQTQTDILRPLLGSGVSGGAGTLRRRKRVLSKDGRSNVRIEHISGRSALYMRDLWTTFLDMQWRWKFFLFTLTFTGTWFLFGVLWYLVALVHGDLLEFDPPSNHTPCVLQMQTLTGAFLFSLESQTTIGYGFRCITEECPAAIILLILQLVITMVMEIFITGTFLAKVARPKKRGETVKFSQHAVVSSHEGRPCLMVRVANMRKSLLLGCQVTGKLLQTSHTKEGETVRLDQRNVPFQVDMSSDSPFLILPLTFYHIIDDSSPLRAWAAKGGGWTDPDLADFELLVIMSATVEPTSATCQVRTSYLPDEILWGYEFPPVVSLSPSGKYVADFAFFDKVAKTKSTPLFQTTRPQGYQGSGGGGGGGGVESVDLEKIRLEQSYRERGEEGRGRVRDSSPLSVRISNV; encoded by the exons ATGCCGTCATT CTCCTCCCCTCAGAAGGTGTGTCActcccagacacagacagatattcTAAGGCCCCTATTGGGCAGTGGTGTATCCGGCGGGGCCGGGACCTTGAGGAGGAGGAAGCGCGTTCTGTCTAAGGATGGGCGGAGTAACGTACGCATTGAGCACATCAGCGGGCGCTCAGCCCTGTACATGCGCGACCTCTGGACAACTTTCCTGGATATGCAGTGGCGCTGGAAATTCTTCCTCTTCACCCTTACCTTCACTGGGACGTGGTTCCTCTTCGGGGTTCTGTGGTACCTGGTCGCATTAGTGCATGGAGATCTGctgg AGTTCGACCCCCCGTCAAACCACACCCCGTGTGTGCTACAGATGCAGACGCTGACGGGGGCGTTCCTCTTCTCGCTGGAGAGCCAGACCACTATTGGTTACGGTTTCCGTTGCATCACGGAGGAGTGTCCCGCCGCcatcatcctcctcatcctGCAGCTCGTCATCACTATGGTGATGGAGATCTTCATCACAGGAACCTTCCTCGCCAAG GTGGCTCGGCCAAAGAAGCGAGGTGAGACGGTGAAGTTCAGCCAGCACGCTGTGGTGTCCAGTCATGAAGGCCGACCCTGCCTCATGGTTCGAGTGGCCAACATGAGAAAGAGCCTGTTGCTGGGTTGCCAG GTGACGGGGAAGCTGCTGCAGACGTCTCACACCAAGGAGGGGGAGACGGTGCGTCTGGACCAGAGGAACGTTCCCTTCCAGGTGGACatgtccagcgacagccccttcctcatcctccccctCACCTTCTACCACATCATAGACGACAGCAGCCCGCTGAGGGCCTGGGCCGCCAAGG GTGGGGGATGGACTGATCCAGATCTGGCGGACTTTGAGCTGCTGGTGATCATGAGCGCCACGGTGGAGCCCACCTCCGCCACCTGCCAGGTGCGCACCTCCTACCTCCCCGATGAGATCCTGTGGGGGTACGAGTTCCCCCCCGTGGTATCACTGTCCCCCTCAGGGAAGTATGTGGCCGACTTTGCCTTCTTCGACAAAGTGGCCAAGACCAAGAGCACGCCCCTCTTCCAAACGACCCGCCCGCAGGGTTACCAAGGCAGCGgcggtgggggaggggggggtggggtggagtCAGTGGACCTGGAGAAGATCCGACTGGAGCAGAgctacagggagagaggggaggaggggagggggagggtcaGAGACAGCAGTCCTCTCAGTGTCCGGATCAGCAATGTCTGA
- the LOC105022857 gene encoding ATP-sensitive inward rectifier potassium channel 10 isoform X4, producing the protein MEMEYILLESSSPQKVCHSQTQTDILRPLLGSGVSGGAGTLRRRKRVLSKDGRSNVRIEHISGRSALYMRDLWTTFLDMQWRWKFFLFTLTFTGTWFLFGVLWYLVALVHGDLLEFDPPSNHTPCVLQMQTLTGAFLFSLESQTTIGYGFRCITEECPAAIILLILQLVITMVMEIFITGTFLAKVARPKKRGETVKFSQHAVVSSHEGRPCLMVRVANMRKSLLLGCQVTGKLLQTSHTKEGETVRLDQRNVPFQVDMSSDSPFLILPLTFYHIIDDSSPLRAWAAKGGGWTDPDLADFELLVIMSATVEPTSATCQVRTSYLPDEILWGYEFPPVVSLSPSGKYVADFAFFDKVAKTKSTPLFQTTRPQGYQGSGGGGGGGGVESVDLEKIRLEQSYRERGEEGRGRVRDSSPLSVRISNV; encoded by the exons ATGGAGATGGAATACATCCTACTCGAAAG CTCCTCCCCTCAGAAGGTGTGTCActcccagacacagacagatattcTAAGGCCCCTATTGGGCAGTGGTGTATCCGGCGGGGCCGGGACCTTGAGGAGGAGGAAGCGCGTTCTGTCTAAGGATGGGCGGAGTAACGTACGCATTGAGCACATCAGCGGGCGCTCAGCCCTGTACATGCGCGACCTCTGGACAACTTTCCTGGATATGCAGTGGCGCTGGAAATTCTTCCTCTTCACCCTTACCTTCACTGGGACGTGGTTCCTCTTCGGGGTTCTGTGGTACCTGGTCGCATTAGTGCATGGAGATCTGctgg AGTTCGACCCCCCGTCAAACCACACCCCGTGTGTGCTACAGATGCAGACGCTGACGGGGGCGTTCCTCTTCTCGCTGGAGAGCCAGACCACTATTGGTTACGGTTTCCGTTGCATCACGGAGGAGTGTCCCGCCGCcatcatcctcctcatcctGCAGCTCGTCATCACTATGGTGATGGAGATCTTCATCACAGGAACCTTCCTCGCCAAG GTGGCTCGGCCAAAGAAGCGAGGTGAGACGGTGAAGTTCAGCCAGCACGCTGTGGTGTCCAGTCATGAAGGCCGACCCTGCCTCATGGTTCGAGTGGCCAACATGAGAAAGAGCCTGTTGCTGGGTTGCCAG GTGACGGGGAAGCTGCTGCAGACGTCTCACACCAAGGAGGGGGAGACGGTGCGTCTGGACCAGAGGAACGTTCCCTTCCAGGTGGACatgtccagcgacagccccttcctcatcctccccctCACCTTCTACCACATCATAGACGACAGCAGCCCGCTGAGGGCCTGGGCCGCCAAGG GTGGGGGATGGACTGATCCAGATCTGGCGGACTTTGAGCTGCTGGTGATCATGAGCGCCACGGTGGAGCCCACCTCCGCCACCTGCCAGGTGCGCACCTCCTACCTCCCCGATGAGATCCTGTGGGGGTACGAGTTCCCCCCCGTGGTATCACTGTCCCCCTCAGGGAAGTATGTGGCCGACTTTGCCTTCTTCGACAAAGTGGCCAAGACCAAGAGCACGCCCCTCTTCCAAACGACCCGCCCGCAGGGTTACCAAGGCAGCGgcggtgggggaggggggggtggggtggagtCAGTGGACCTGGAGAAGATCCGACTGGAGCAGAgctacagggagagaggggaggaggggagggggagggtcaGAGACAGCAGTCCTCTCAGTGTCCGGATCAGCAATGTCTGA
- the LOC105022857 gene encoding ATP-sensitive inward rectifier potassium channel 10 isoform X2, translating to MESIFNAVIMTSATPPSSQSSSPQKVCHSQTQTDILRPLLGSGVSGGAGTLRRRKRVLSKDGRSNVRIEHISGRSALYMRDLWTTFLDMQWRWKFFLFTLTFTGTWFLFGVLWYLVALVHGDLLEFDPPSNHTPCVLQMQTLTGAFLFSLESQTTIGYGFRCITEECPAAIILLILQLVITMVMEIFITGTFLAKVARPKKRGETVKFSQHAVVSSHEGRPCLMVRVANMRKSLLLGCQVTGKLLQTSHTKEGETVRLDQRNVPFQVDMSSDSPFLILPLTFYHIIDDSSPLRAWAAKGGGWTDPDLADFELLVIMSATVEPTSATCQVRTSYLPDEILWGYEFPPVVSLSPSGKYVADFAFFDKVAKTKSTPLFQTTRPQGYQGSGGGGGGGGVESVDLEKIRLEQSYRERGEEGRGRVRDSSPLSVRISNV from the exons ATGGAGAGCATTTTCAATGCCGTCATT ATGACATCTGCCACACCCCCTTCCTCCCAAAGCTCCTCCCCTCAGAAGGTGTGTCActcccagacacagacagatattcTAAGGCCCCTATTGGGCAGTGGTGTATCCGGCGGGGCCGGGACCTTGAGGAGGAGGAAGCGCGTTCTGTCTAAGGATGGGCGGAGTAACGTACGCATTGAGCACATCAGCGGGCGCTCAGCCCTGTACATGCGCGACCTCTGGACAACTTTCCTGGATATGCAGTGGCGCTGGAAATTCTTCCTCTTCACCCTTACCTTCACTGGGACGTGGTTCCTCTTCGGGGTTCTGTGGTACCTGGTCGCATTAGTGCATGGAGATCTGctgg AGTTCGACCCCCCGTCAAACCACACCCCGTGTGTGCTACAGATGCAGACGCTGACGGGGGCGTTCCTCTTCTCGCTGGAGAGCCAGACCACTATTGGTTACGGTTTCCGTTGCATCACGGAGGAGTGTCCCGCCGCcatcatcctcctcatcctGCAGCTCGTCATCACTATGGTGATGGAGATCTTCATCACAGGAACCTTCCTCGCCAAG GTGGCTCGGCCAAAGAAGCGAGGTGAGACGGTGAAGTTCAGCCAGCACGCTGTGGTGTCCAGTCATGAAGGCCGACCCTGCCTCATGGTTCGAGTGGCCAACATGAGAAAGAGCCTGTTGCTGGGTTGCCAG GTGACGGGGAAGCTGCTGCAGACGTCTCACACCAAGGAGGGGGAGACGGTGCGTCTGGACCAGAGGAACGTTCCCTTCCAGGTGGACatgtccagcgacagccccttcctcatcctccccctCACCTTCTACCACATCATAGACGACAGCAGCCCGCTGAGGGCCTGGGCCGCCAAGG GTGGGGGATGGACTGATCCAGATCTGGCGGACTTTGAGCTGCTGGTGATCATGAGCGCCACGGTGGAGCCCACCTCCGCCACCTGCCAGGTGCGCACCTCCTACCTCCCCGATGAGATCCTGTGGGGGTACGAGTTCCCCCCCGTGGTATCACTGTCCCCCTCAGGGAAGTATGTGGCCGACTTTGCCTTCTTCGACAAAGTGGCCAAGACCAAGAGCACGCCCCTCTTCCAAACGACCCGCCCGCAGGGTTACCAAGGCAGCGgcggtgggggaggggggggtggggtggagtCAGTGGACCTGGAGAAGATCCGACTGGAGCAGAgctacagggagagaggggaggaggggagggggagggtcaGAGACAGCAGTCCTCTCAGTGTCCGGATCAGCAATGTCTGA
- the LOC105022857 gene encoding ATP-sensitive inward rectifier potassium channel 10 isoform X1: MCCHGDGIHPTRKMTSATPPSSQSSSPQKVCHSQTQTDILRPLLGSGVSGGAGTLRRRKRVLSKDGRSNVRIEHISGRSALYMRDLWTTFLDMQWRWKFFLFTLTFTGTWFLFGVLWYLVALVHGDLLEFDPPSNHTPCVLQMQTLTGAFLFSLESQTTIGYGFRCITEECPAAIILLILQLVITMVMEIFITGTFLAKVARPKKRGETVKFSQHAVVSSHEGRPCLMVRVANMRKSLLLGCQVTGKLLQTSHTKEGETVRLDQRNVPFQVDMSSDSPFLILPLTFYHIIDDSSPLRAWAAKGGGWTDPDLADFELLVIMSATVEPTSATCQVRTSYLPDEILWGYEFPPVVSLSPSGKYVADFAFFDKVAKTKSTPLFQTTRPQGYQGSGGGGGGGGVESVDLEKIRLEQSYRERGEEGRGRVRDSSPLSVRISNV, from the exons ATGTGTTGTCATGGAGATGGAATACATCCTACTCGAAAG ATGACATCTGCCACACCCCCTTCCTCCCAAAGCTCCTCCCCTCAGAAGGTGTGTCActcccagacacagacagatattcTAAGGCCCCTATTGGGCAGTGGTGTATCCGGCGGGGCCGGGACCTTGAGGAGGAGGAAGCGCGTTCTGTCTAAGGATGGGCGGAGTAACGTACGCATTGAGCACATCAGCGGGCGCTCAGCCCTGTACATGCGCGACCTCTGGACAACTTTCCTGGATATGCAGTGGCGCTGGAAATTCTTCCTCTTCACCCTTACCTTCACTGGGACGTGGTTCCTCTTCGGGGTTCTGTGGTACCTGGTCGCATTAGTGCATGGAGATCTGctgg AGTTCGACCCCCCGTCAAACCACACCCCGTGTGTGCTACAGATGCAGACGCTGACGGGGGCGTTCCTCTTCTCGCTGGAGAGCCAGACCACTATTGGTTACGGTTTCCGTTGCATCACGGAGGAGTGTCCCGCCGCcatcatcctcctcatcctGCAGCTCGTCATCACTATGGTGATGGAGATCTTCATCACAGGAACCTTCCTCGCCAAG GTGGCTCGGCCAAAGAAGCGAGGTGAGACGGTGAAGTTCAGCCAGCACGCTGTGGTGTCCAGTCATGAAGGCCGACCCTGCCTCATGGTTCGAGTGGCCAACATGAGAAAGAGCCTGTTGCTGGGTTGCCAG GTGACGGGGAAGCTGCTGCAGACGTCTCACACCAAGGAGGGGGAGACGGTGCGTCTGGACCAGAGGAACGTTCCCTTCCAGGTGGACatgtccagcgacagccccttcctcatcctccccctCACCTTCTACCACATCATAGACGACAGCAGCCCGCTGAGGGCCTGGGCCGCCAAGG GTGGGGGATGGACTGATCCAGATCTGGCGGACTTTGAGCTGCTGGTGATCATGAGCGCCACGGTGGAGCCCACCTCCGCCACCTGCCAGGTGCGCACCTCCTACCTCCCCGATGAGATCCTGTGGGGGTACGAGTTCCCCCCCGTGGTATCACTGTCCCCCTCAGGGAAGTATGTGGCCGACTTTGCCTTCTTCGACAAAGTGGCCAAGACCAAGAGCACGCCCCTCTTCCAAACGACCCGCCCGCAGGGTTACCAAGGCAGCGgcggtgggggaggggggggtggggtggagtCAGTGGACCTGGAGAAGATCCGACTGGAGCAGAgctacagggagagaggggaggaggggagggggagggtcaGAGACAGCAGTCCTCTCAGTGTCCGGATCAGCAATGTCTGA